Sequence from the Helianthus annuus cultivar XRQ/B chromosome 13, HanXRQr2.0-SUNRISE, whole genome shotgun sequence genome:
catgATACAACAAAGGTAAAGAGTAACACAATAAAAGTTTATTACTCAAGACTGCATCTGTCTGCCTCAGGGGTACTTTACGTATTTGATCATTAGTCAAAATTCTGATGAGATTGTATGCGGTCAACAAAAAAGTCAAATGTTGACTTGTCATACCTGATTCTGATATCGTTGTTTCTTCCAATCAGCAGCATTCCAAAAATCAACAGCTTTTCACCCCAATACTCCTCCCCTTTCAAATCAAGGTGCTTTCTCACATACTCCGCTTGCTAATAAGACAGACAAAGCTTCCATTAGTATGCTTTAACCACATGTTGAAAACATGTTCAAGAAACAACTAAGTCAACCGACATACCTGTTTGACCAATACAACAGTGGGTACCAACTACCAAGAACACAGCAATACACGGGGAGGGTTTTTTCAGTAGATAAGCGTAGTGACATAAAAGCATAATCGCGATCAACGTCTTGCCTGATCCCGTCTCAAAGAACACTATAGTGTTCTCCTTAATTGCCTGAGCTAATGCTTCTATCTGATAACTGCTATATTAGCCATAACATAAGAACAAATACACCCCAAATAGaacaaaaacaacaaacaaactacaGAGAAGCCTATACAAAATCCAAGTTTTACAAAATTGTTCCAGCTATCTAAGGTGAGATCCGCAATTTTTCTCCTTTTAACCATCCACCGGTATGATTTCATTCTGCCTTTATACTTTCCAGGAGATGTGTTGATGTATCCATATACTTTAGTTCAAAAACCCTCTCGTCTCGGTTCTTCCAATAAAGCtctaaaaacatttcataaattCAGCCAATTTCACTACATACAAATAGAAAAAAACGTAAATGGAAAGAACTACATTGATATGAAACCACCAAATCACAAAACCACTTTATTACCATTCGCTTCCACACTTTCAACACATCCAAACACTttcaacacacatccaaacagTGGTTCCAACCAATGTTTTGACCCAACAATGGTTTTAAACCTCCGTTTTAACCGAACAATAGTTTCAAGCAGGGGTTGGAACAAAACAGTGGTTTGAACCACCGCTTTAaccccaacagtggtttcaaccaccgttttaacccaacACTGGTTTCAACCAccattttaacccaacagtgatTTCAACCACTATTTTCTTCACAAAACACTGTTTAACCCAACAATCGTTTGAAACATTTGTTTTATATTCTAACATCTGTTCACAACAAACAGAGGTTTCAAACATAAAACAGACCTTTGCTAAATACATGTTTCACAACAATCTTAATTTATACTATCTATTACCTAAACCACTTTTCTGAACCACAAGTGATGATTGCATAAGGATCCAACATTCCATTCAGATTAGCACCAATAACATTCTTCGCTGCTAACAGTTCCATTGAGATTAGCATAAGGATCCAACATTCCATTCGATTCGATTAAACCAAAACTCGTCCGATGAAATAGGTGCCCAATTCATCCATCCATCTCTACACAAAATTCAATCcctaaactaaataataaaaatgaagatGTTATCATCCCATGAAATTAATTTGAACCAAGAATGTGTGAGAGCACATACCTTGGTTTACCAAAACTTTTGGTTCACATTAATAAACTTGATTAAAAatcaaaatcctttcaatcagtCGATTATTAGGCAAAAATTATCACAAGTTCAAATCATAAACATAAAGCACAATCGGTTTAACAATTGTGAATACAATAAATAATTTTATTTCAACCCGCAAACCTTTGCAAAACTCACCTACATCAACAACTACTGCTACTGCTGCTGAATCAACAACTGTTGCTGCTGAACCTCACAAATTCAATCTTCATATTCCTAAACCTCACAAATTCAATCATTTTGGTTTAACAATGGTGAATACAATTAATAATATAATTTCAATCAGTCGATTATTAACTGAACCTCACAAATTCAATCTTCATATTCATGCATCAACAACTACTGCTGCTGAATTTGCCGTTGATGTTGATTCGGCTGCAACACAACTGGAGCTAGAAACCCAACTGTCTCTTTCTTCTCTATTCATGGTGAAGTTGCAAACCATTTACATTTTCAGAGGGTCACGCTCAGATTAGGAGGTCGGTGACATTGTCGAGGGTTGTCAGGAAATGCTATCACTTTGCATTTCCTGACAACCTCGACAACGTCACCGACCCCTCCAAGTTTTCCACCAAAACACTCTCACTGGTTGCTTCTTCAACAAAGTTACATATAGCCTCAAAAACTTGGATTTCTTACAGTTACATCGCTTGCAAGCCTCCACCTCTCCAGCAGTTTCCGCTCTACGCCTATAAAATTCAACCAAAACGTTAATAACCATTACGCTTAGCATATTGAAACGTTATACACCGACACTATAAtgatctatatatctatatataaaacTGAAACTCATACCTGAAAGTCTTtcttcttgccaccagacctttctccgaTAACGTTGTCATCAATTCTAACTTCACCTTTATAAGCAAGAACATATATTCCTTTACAATAACTAATAACTAATAACTCTTAAGTTGGTTCTCATACCTGAAACTCTTTCTTCTTCTACCACAGATACATACTGATGACACGGAAATCCCCATTACCTAAATTAACAATCAACTTGTTACTCACAACCATAGTAATTTGTAATTTCAATAAAAAACTCGTTCATCACCATTTGTAAGATCGGGGtattcatatttttttaactCTGTATAAGATTATAATGCACAAATATCAGCTCATAAAACTCTGCCAAACATAAATGCTTTTTAACCTAGTGAAATTAGCTCATAATACTCTGCCAAACATAAATGCTTTTTATCCCCTAGGTTATTAATGATATATGTTTGTTTATGGGCTCATAATCTACACATCGAGGGTCAGGTAACGATTAACAACAGGTCATACAAATACAATAATATTCAAATCGATGGTAAAGATGATGAATAAACAGTACATGAGGGTCAAGATTCGGTGTAATATTCAACTACCTGTGCCCTGATGACTCTAAAAACCCTAATATGGTTCCAGTAAATAAAAAGTAAGAAATCGAAAGAAAAAGGCAAGAAAACCAAGATTGACTGTTACCAAAGAGATGGAATTGTACCTTTGTGATGAAGATTTCGTAAGGCTGAAGGACGGCAGACAAAATTAGGGCAGAAGATTTCGATATGAAGAAGAAATTGAAATAATTCCAGATTCTTGCCAAAGAAGAAAGATTTAtctttcaaaagaggggcctgctaCTGTGAACCGAATGATTTATCTTTCAAAAGACTGtgaattttagagagagagagagtgagagctGAGAGAGAAATTGATTAGAGAGGGTAAttgattgaagaagatgataaGTTATATATCTGGAGCCATAATTTTGGATTTTGAATTTGGAGCcataattttgattttgaatCATCAGTGGTTGATTTTGAATCATCAGTTCGTGACTTTTGGAGTTGGCCAGTGGTTTGGATGATCATCAGTGTTTGCCCTTTTGCCCATTTAGATACTGATTATATATTTTAGATAgattattaattaatagatatGATTACTTCTTACAGTGCATTAATTGCTGATTTCTTCTCCCCATGCAATTTCAAACTTCCCTCCTAAAGAAATCTCTTATTTACTAATAAtaaaatctgattatatattttaGAAAGATTTATACATATCTAAATATTGAAAAAGGAATTATGACAGCAGCGATTACATGTTGCATACCTTAAAAATTGACACATAGGCAGTTTTACATCAACTCATAATCTCTTATTATAGATAGTATAGATATAACATTCCAATACAAAGATTTAGTATTATTTTAACAATGCATCTATTTAAATAATTTTGAAGTTATTATTTGATAAGACAAAAAGAAATTGCAAATTACAAATATAAGTAGGAACTTTGGAAATAACAAATAGTTTTAAAAGGAATAGGGGGATAAATTAAATTCTTAGAGGCTTAGACTATAAATAATACACGTTAATAACTGATTTAAGTTTGTTAATTTTAGTTTTCTCTAAGAACTTACAAGAACTAAAAAAACGAAATACATGGTTGTAATCAATATCTTTTTCTCAACGTTTCGATATAAATATTTTGAAAAAGTAGAGTTATTTTTGCTATCGAAATACCGGGATCGATATTCGTTTATATGGATTTTGATCCTTGTACTACAAACCATATATCCTCTTTATTCTTATAAATAGTGGTAAGATTTGCCTAGAAACTATATACATATTTAACTTATTTACTTTTTTAGTAATTTTGATATTTGTCTAACAACTTGCTTTTGTTATCTTTTTATAAAGAACATAAATAAATACACAATTAGATTTTTTTTCTTAAAGTcctgatataaattttattgtaaatgaaattgtattcgaagtaaaacatatctttttatTAGGAACAAAAcaaattatgtaattttttttatcgTAATGTCGTATAGATGACAGTTTGGTAAAAAATGAACTCACCACTATTTTTACTATACATTCCGCCGTGTAGCGTGGGTGTCTCACATACTTTATAATATAGAAGAGCACAAGGAAGAGAGAAAAAAGTTTCATCTTGAGGCAGGATTACAATCTATACGAGGAAATTAGTGGAGGCGGTACAAGCTATATGTCAACAAACATTTATTAATACATGTTTTGTGCAAATTTGTCAATTTCTTTAAAATTTATCTCAACTGTACTGTCAATTCAAATcagttataaaataaaataatatttaaaacatgcctttttattttatttaatgacataattcaattaatataaaataattatttttcttttcaaaaagtTCACGGATTATAACCTAGTATTGCATATATAATTACTAAATCAAACTCTCTATAATACCATTTGAAAAATTATAGGTGAGTGGCATGTAAACAATATATGTTTGGCATGTGGCTTTTAGGAGCTTATAGCTTTAAACTTTTAAGAAAAAAGCTCTTACTCAATAAAAAACTTTGTTAGGTTGAAGGGGCTtcaagcttttaggttaggagttTGAAACTTTTGGTTGAACGGTTGAAGTGGCTTGAATCTTTTAGCTTAGGAGCTTGaaacttttggttgaacgctcctactagtagcctttagaaggagctacaagttTTTAgtgaaaaaatgactattttaaccttcaaagataatgaactttttaatgcacaaactttttaaatttttagttatgtccattattgtcattttattaaaagcttcacctactctaccaaacaccaaatatatctagaAAACAAGTACTAGCTACTAGCTTAcagccaccagctaccagcttccaaTCACCAGCCatcagctacttttgccaaacatacccaatATATAATagggggatggttcaaatgaaaaccacttttaacgcgaaaactcgaaaactaactaaaaaaagcctaaaaaacacacaattttttttttcaattttttttaataaaaatcgttggtttttatatataaaaaaaaacttttttttcaaaaaaaaaaaatttttgtgtagtgcacatgtgtaatatgtgcactacacaaaatttttttttttttttttgaaattttttttttatataaaaaaccttCGAAATttggtttgaaaaaaaaaattgtatgtttttttggctttttttaattagttttcgagttttcacaataactaatggttttcatttgaaccttcccctatatacacgcatatatatatatatatatatatatatatgtgtttgtACGTATATATAACATGTGAATACAACATGTACTGGTTTGAAAATCAGAATGCATTAAAATTACCGATTAAAGTTTACACATTTTAAGGTTTCCTTGTCAAACCATCTCACTGCTGTTTCTATCATCAACCGACTCCACCACACAATCACAACAATCCACCTCCTAGGTTTCTTTCCAACATATATCCTTATTTTCCCCAAATAATCCCTTCCTCAACAGGGTCGTTCTTCAATCATGAACTGTTTCAATATTTTCACATCCAAAACAAAGGGAAGAGCTAAATCTTCACCAGAACTCAGAGTCGAACGAAATCGATCGAAAACATCCACGACATCGGTAAATTCAGCAGGATCAAACTCCTCATCACGAAGCATAATTGAGTTGTACAAAGAAAGAGGTCACAGTTTGAGAAAGTTTTCGTATTCGGAGCTTAGAAATGCAACTAATAATTTTAATCGGTCGTTGAAGATCGGAGAAGGCGGGTTTGGAAGCGTTTATAAAGGCTCGATTCGACCTCGTGATGGCCATGGTGATCCTCTTGTGGTTGCCATCAAGAAGCTCAGGAGAAATGGCCAGCAGGTAACATATTTGTGTTTTCCAGTTTTCATAATCTCAggagtttttttatttatttttgttttttataaattaaaaatatgttataGAGCTAGAAAGCGGGCCGGGCCCGGCGGGCCCTACAGATATAAACTGTCATAAAGTCAGAATAAAGTTTATCTTCTTGATATTCGTACGTTGGGGTAAATGTTGGGTTTGGTCAATCTTCTTGATGTTCGTACAATGTCGGTTTTGGTGAAAACAATTAAATGGGTATGTAGCAGCCGCCATGGTAATGGTGACGTCATTGACTGCTTTGGTGACGGTGGATATTGTGCTTGTAGTGGCGGTGACGGTGGTTGGTGCTGCGGTTGTTGACTGGTGGTGATGTTGGTTGTGTCAGTTGGTGATTGTGGTGGTGACAACGATAAGTAGGTGGCGGTGATGGTACTGTGTGAGCAGAAAGAAACTACTGGTAGGTCGGCGGGTGGTGTGGTTGTGGACGGTGTTTCTTTTACCACTTTTCGCACATACGTAGTGGCGTTTGGTTAGTGTGTCAATAATGCTTGTATAGTGACGGCAATTGTTTGAAGGATGGTAATGATTACCTTGTTAAACAATTCTTAACAATGTTGATATATTCATTTGATTTTTGGAAACATCACATGATGAAGTTCTAAAACACTATTCTAGTTTTATAATTATGGTTTTATCATTGCACAACATTTAGGGTCATAAAGAATGGTTAGCAGAAGTACATTTTCTTGGTGTTGTGGATCACCCTAAGCTTGTAAAGCTTTTGGGGTACTGCTCGGCGAATGGAGAACGAGGGATACAAAGATTACTGGTTTATGAGTACATGCCCAACAAGAGCTTAGAAGACCATCTTTTTAGCCGAGCAATGCCACCGATTCCTTGGATAACACGACTAAAAATCCTTCTCAGTGCGGCCGAGGGTCTCACTTATCTTCATGAGGGTTTGGAAGTTCAGGTACATGTTACCGAGTCATGGTTACACTTACAAATCACTCGCATTTTTGCAAATCAACATTTTGTTGACATTTGTATTTTGGAAAGGTGATCTTTCGTGACTTTAAATCGTCGAATGTGTTGTTGGATGAGAACTTTAATGCGAAGCTTTCGGATTTTGGTCTTGCTAGAGAAGGACCACAAGGGGACCGGTCACACGTATCTACAACGGTGAgtatttatactatattataccATGTTGCTCATTTAGCGTACAACTTGTACACATGTTTGGATGTGTAAGTCATGACTCATGATCCACTTGTACCACATAACCACTAACTTACACCCAAACCAATCATGCCACACTTAAGGGTCGTAAATGACCGAAAGTTTAACAACCCGTTTGTGATTGTCATTCGGAGGAAAGTTTGTTTATTTAGTAAACGGCCATAcatttttttatgtttgtttagttaaatgaacaaacatacaTAAACTTTTCGTTTATTTGTCTACGTTCCTGAATTATATAAGttgttcaaatatatatatatatatatatgttcgtTTAGCATTTAATATTGTGTATAaatgaacataaaatcttgtttaatGTTCACTTTAAATATTTTAATACAATAACTATACCTAAACGCGTAAACGAAgaaaataaatattatatatcttCTGACTTTAATATCATGTTATATAGGCTATTCTTTTAAATATTTCATATGTTTCATGTATGtccatttatgtttgtttatctCTAAATGTAAAGAAAACGAATTAATAAACGTATgttgttaacaaaaaaaaaaaaaaaaaacgaaaaataaATTCCATTTGTTTGATTGTTCGTGTTAGTTCATTTGCTGAGTTGAACTTAAACGAACAACTCATGGCAAGAGAGGCTGCTAATTTGATGTCATTTTTTATTTTCCAGCCAATCGGGACATACGGATATGCTGCCCCTGAATACATTGAAACCGGCCATCTTAAATCAAACAGTGACTTGTGGAGTTTTGGAGTTGTAGTGTACGAGATCCTAACAGGCAGAAGGGCGGTGGACATAGAACTACCACAATCTGAACAAAAACTTATCGAATGGGTGAAACAGTTCCCGGTAGATAGCAAGAGGTTTAGGATGATTATGGACCCGCGTTTAAACAATCAATATTCACATGGCGCTGCCCGAAAGGTTGCAAAACTGGCTGATAGTTGCCTAAGAAAGAATCCGGAAGAACGACCCCTGATGAGTAAGATTGTTGACATCTTACGACATACAATTAGAGAGTCGGAGTTAAACGATGTTTCAGAAATGACGAGTCCGTTACCGTTACCGGAGCCTTCTACACGAAGAATGGCTCGTGTGGCTTAGTTACAGACTTAGGGACAGGTTGTGACATGGTAATGaaaatgaaatcatgttttagttttagttattttaaaattttgatgACTGAATTATGAAATATGCAATACGCAATGTACATATACGGATGACTGGATGAGATTCAAATAGTGCGGACCCAAGCTTTGGTTTGGGTGGGCGGACGTcccgttaaaaaaaaattagtgtatttttaGGTAAAAATTTTGACTGTaccccttgaaaatttggttAAATCTTTCCTTCACACCCTCAAAAAATAATTAATGGATCCGCAacgaaacaaaacaaaacaactaaACTCAGAAAGTAAAACAATATATCCGAATTCCTAGTTTATGCATAGGGCCACTTTGTTGAATAATTTAGTGTATTTGATTATGAGCTGTCACCCAAATAATGTACTTTTAAAAATAAGTAGATTCATGGATATAAAGTTAGTTATTACAACTTGGGTGATGGTGGAATGACTAGGGTTCGTTAATTTGTTACACCAAATACTTTTAAATATAAGTAGATTCATGGATATAAAGCAAGTTATTACAACTTGGGTGATGGTGTGGTCGGTAGGGTTTGTTAATTTGTGACACCAAATACCAATACTTTATTCAGTGGTTTGTATATAAGGCAGCGTTTGTTATGAATAAGTTGAAGGTGGAATAGAATAAATCATTCTGATAGAATGAAAGAAAACATGTTTGATTATCACGTTATAATGGAATTGATTATTCCATAAGAATGTAACTCCTTTCAGATATAAGAATTTCATCACTTGGtaaagatgtatttttttattcCTTCATGGAATGGAAatgaatatattattattattataggtagaggatcctgtacaaagtgggacttttgtaagaagtgtgagaaataattttggagggacaagtgtcctttatcctaattaattcaaaagggtatactAGTAATTTGACTTtcttatcatttaattgatttcaaagataactgccaaaaaaaaaaaaaaaaaaaaaaaacttgcgaTGAGTTTTTATAGGGATGAATCGAATTTTGAATTATgagaaattttaggaaacattatacatctgattcttttatcttcttcatcatcttttaatcgcaacatcttttaatcatatATTGTTCATgccgtggtgttttaaacatctggatacattgttcagggcgtggtgttttaaacaccTGGAGatattgactatgattcaagtcatggtgttttatcaggagacattgttcatggcgtggtgttttaaacatctggatacattgttcatggcgtggtgttttaaacctctggagacattgactatgattcaagtcatggtgttttatctgactcgaattccagataaaacaccatgacttgaatcgtctgtttgtttgatgatttacaatgttttttggattccagataaaacaccatgacttgaatcacagtcatggtgttttaaaatctgggaatattttgtattgataaaacaccatgacttgaatcatagatgttctGGAAATGTtgtgtattgataaaacaccatgacttgaatcatagatgtttaaaacaccacaccatgaacaatgtctccagataaaacaccatgacttgaatcatagtcaattttatccagttgttttaaaacaccacgccatgaatctgattacagttctctttatgataatgtatgacgaatatgcaaacaaagacctcctacaattaaggtgaatcattaattcctatatttaaggaaaaaggagtgaatgtaggagtttttggtcgtgtatgatatggttaccatatttcaaacattgaaaaagacactattgcccttcaattttacataaggtccctctaattaaaacacaatttacatttttataccctattgatctcaaccattagatcaaatatccaatggtttaaaacacttcttacccttcttacattttagacactttttaccatatccctaccctattattatattaatattaatgttttattattattttttaccattaatatattattattattattattattattattattattgttgagGAAATTATGTTTTTGTTGTTTCTAATAAATTATATTTCGTTATTCGTCTTTTTTTGCCTATCAAACTGTACAAAGTAATTATTTATCCTATTCGtatatgagtaaccaaacatcacaatagAATAGAATGTAATGATATTTTAGGTGTAAAAGGTTCCTAAAATCATTCAAATTCAAAATCCATGATTAGGGCTTATGTATACTATATATAATTTAAAGATACCCAAGTTAAGAAATTTATTTTCCTTTAATCTGTACTATATATAACTTAAAGATACCCAAGTTAAGAAATTTATTTTTACATTAAAGTACAATATAAAATGCGGGTAAATTAGTCTTTAAACACTAATTACATATTAATCCACTCATATTAGTTATTGTTGTAAATCAACAGTCTATTAGCAACCAATATATAACTCTAATAAATATGAGAGAACAAGACTATAAAGATCATGTAGAGAACAAGAATATGGAGAATAAGAGAACATGAATTCTTATTTATTAAGATATAATCATGCAATACAAAGaaacctatatatatagggttcttACATAATACAAAGGAAATGAAGAGATGGGAGTTAGGATGTGGATAGTCACTTTAATATAGtttatttataacactcccccttgactatccacgtaataaaagaaaacaatgtaTTATACACTTGGTgttgctgcctcgttaaaaaccttgctaggaaaacccagtgggacaaaacctcagctaagggaaaaagagtgcagcgtgtATTTTCTCCAcctgatacttttggatcaggcatgttgcctcattaaaaaccttactaagaaaacccattgggataaaacttagttaaggggaaaagagtgcaacttgtatAATGCTCCCCCTTATTTTTACATGTATCCTATAAGTGACTTAGGTCCGGCTTCTTTGAAACTTGCTCAAACCTCGTAATCCATTGATGTGCAGCTTGGTATGTTGCTTGATCCATTAATGTCAAATCCTTCAATGAGCATTGATGTATGATCTTCATGTGAAATTTTAATTGTCTTCACTTGTAAGTAGATaccataagatccatgaatatgTTTTGTTACATTTAcaaaactaaccaaacttgttgatgggttagtaaaatatgaATCCATATCTTGTGTACCTTAAgggt
This genomic interval carries:
- the LOC110899800 gene encoding probable serine/threonine-protein kinase PBL19 encodes the protein MNCFNIFTSKTKGRAKSSPELRVERNRSKTSTTSVNSAGSNSSSRSIIELYKERGHSLRKFSYSELRNATNNFNRSLKIGEGGFGSVYKGSIRPRDGHGDPLVVAIKKLRRNGQQGHKEWLAEVHFLGVVDHPKLVKLLGYCSANGERGIQRLLVYEYMPNKSLEDHLFSRAMPPIPWITRLKILLSAAEGLTYLHEGLEVQVIFRDFKSSNVLLDENFNAKLSDFGLAREGPQGDRSHVSTTPIGTYGYAAPEYIETGHLKSNSDLWSFGVVVYEILTGRRAVDIELPQSEQKLIEWVKQFPVDSKRFRMIMDPRLNNQYSHGAARKVAKLADSCLRKNPEERPLMSKIVDILRHTIRESELNDVSEMTSPLPLPEPSTRRMARVA